The following proteins are co-located in the Mycolicibacterium goodii genome:
- a CDS encoding SDR family NAD(P)-dependent oxidoreductase, with product MADGARSWFITGSSRGFGRALVRAALAAGDVVAATARRPEQLTDLTDEYGERVLALPLDVTDAAAAKQAVHAARDRFGRIDIVVNNAGYANVAPIETGDDADFRAQFETNFWGVYNVSKAVLPVLREQQGGLIIQFSSMGGRVGGSPGIASYQAAKFAIDGFSRVLLAETASFGVKVLVVEPSGFATDWAGPSMAVHDIPADYADTVGAMSAIRRSDAITAGDPARAAEILVGMTRRDDIPYHLPLGVNAVDGCLRHDELLLAEDRKWADVGRSADFREPYPVDFPPDTVALT from the coding sequence ATGGCGGATGGAGCTCGCAGCTGGTTCATCACAGGTTCGTCGCGCGGATTCGGCCGGGCCCTGGTCCGTGCGGCCCTGGCTGCCGGCGACGTCGTCGCGGCCACCGCGCGTCGACCCGAGCAGTTGACGGACCTGACCGACGAGTACGGCGAGCGGGTGCTTGCGCTGCCGCTCGACGTCACCGACGCGGCCGCGGCAAAACAGGCGGTGCACGCCGCGCGAGACCGGTTCGGGCGCATCGACATCGTGGTGAACAACGCCGGTTACGCGAATGTGGCACCCATCGAGACCGGCGATGACGCGGACTTCCGCGCCCAGTTCGAGACCAACTTCTGGGGGGTCTACAACGTCTCCAAGGCCGTGCTGCCGGTGCTGCGGGAACAGCAGGGCGGCTTGATCATCCAGTTCTCGTCGATGGGCGGCCGAGTCGGCGGGTCACCCGGGATCGCGTCGTATCAGGCCGCCAAATTCGCCATCGACGGTTTCTCCCGGGTGCTGCTCGCCGAGACCGCTTCGTTCGGGGTGAAGGTGCTGGTGGTGGAGCCCAGTGGCTTCGCCACCGATTGGGCGGGCCCGTCGATGGCGGTCCACGACATCCCCGCCGACTACGCCGACACCGTCGGCGCGATGTCGGCGATCCGCCGCAGCGACGCCATCACGGCGGGCGATCCGGCGCGTGCGGCCGAGATCCTGGTCGGGATGACGCGCCGCGATGACATTCCCTATCACCTGCCGCTCGGTGTCAACGCGGTCGACGGATGCCTGCGACACGACGAGTTGCTGCTCGCCGAGGACCGCAAGTGGGCCGATGTCGGCCGTTCGGCCGATTTCCGCGAGCCCTATCCCGTCGACTTCCCGCCGGACACGGTCGCCCTTACGTGA
- a CDS encoding LLM class F420-dependent oxidoreductase codes for MRFAFKTSPQNTTWQDMLAVWRVADDIEVFESGWTFDHFYPIAGDSSGPCLEGWTTLTALAQATTRLRLGTLVTGVHYRHPAVLANMAAALDIISGGRLELGIGAGWNEEESGAYGIELGSLKERFDRFEEATQVLIGLLRDESTDFDGAFYKLKNARNEPKGPQRPHPPIVIGGNGEKRTLRITAKYADHWNFVLGTPEEFAHKRDVLWSHCADIGRDPSEITLSAHVWHNAEHDHQKVLAEVAALGEVGLDLAIIYLPPPLTPAILEPLAAAITESGL; via the coding sequence ATGAGGTTCGCATTCAAGACCTCCCCGCAGAACACCACGTGGCAGGACATGCTGGCGGTGTGGCGGGTCGCAGACGACATCGAGGTGTTCGAATCCGGCTGGACTTTCGACCACTTCTATCCGATCGCGGGCGACTCGTCGGGTCCGTGCCTGGAGGGCTGGACCACCCTGACCGCGCTCGCGCAGGCCACGACGCGGCTACGGCTGGGAACCCTGGTGACCGGTGTGCACTACCGGCATCCCGCGGTGCTCGCGAATATGGCTGCCGCACTGGACATCATCTCCGGTGGTCGCCTCGAGCTGGGTATCGGGGCAGGCTGGAACGAGGAGGAGTCCGGCGCATACGGCATCGAACTCGGCAGCCTCAAAGAGCGTTTCGACCGGTTCGAGGAGGCCACCCAGGTGCTCATCGGTCTGCTCCGCGACGAGAGCACCGACTTCGACGGCGCGTTCTACAAACTGAAGAACGCCCGCAACGAACCGAAAGGGCCTCAGCGCCCGCACCCGCCCATCGTGATCGGCGGCAACGGGGAGAAGCGCACACTTCGGATCACCGCCAAATACGCCGACCACTGGAACTTCGTCCTCGGCACCCCGGAGGAGTTCGCCCACAAGCGCGACGTGCTGTGGTCGCATTGCGCCGACATCGGCCGGGACCCCAGCGAGATCACCCTCTCCGCACACGTGTGGCACAACGCCGAACATGACCACCAGAAGGTTCTTGCCGAGGTGGCTGCCCTCGGCGAGGTCGGGCTGGATCTGGCGATCATCTATCTGCCGCCGCCCTTGACCCCGGCAATTCTCGAACCACTCGCGGCCGCGATCACCGAATCCGGCCTGTGA
- a CDS encoding sigma-70 family RNA polymerase sigma factor yields MTTTVIADTLGDERRPDFADEVKPLLTDLHRRAYAYARDNSDAEDLVQETLLRAYRAFDRLGENYQLMPWLLAIMRNTWISRYRAAKRRPSESLVGEFLDTHVDTASRGASGETWSAEDVALRTVSDPELVAALSDLPESLRLTMYYTAIVGMSCREVSMLMDIPKGTVMSRLHRGRHQMRRALASHRS; encoded by the coding sequence ATGACCACGACAGTGATCGCTGACACGCTCGGTGACGAGCGCCGCCCTGACTTCGCCGACGAGGTGAAACCGCTTCTGACCGACCTTCATCGACGCGCCTACGCATACGCGCGGGATAACTCCGACGCCGAGGATCTGGTGCAGGAAACGCTGCTGCGCGCCTATCGTGCGTTCGACCGCCTCGGCGAGAACTACCAACTCATGCCCTGGCTGCTGGCCATCATGCGCAACACCTGGATCAGCCGATACCGGGCGGCCAAGCGGCGACCTTCGGAGTCCCTCGTGGGTGAATTCCTCGACACGCATGTCGACACCGCGTCGCGCGGCGCCTCCGGCGAGACGTGGTCGGCAGAGGATGTGGCCCTGCGCACGGTGTCGGATCCGGAATTGGTTGCCGCGCTTTCGGATCTGCCGGAGTCGTTGCGCCTGACGATGTACTACACGGCGATCGTCGGCATGTCGTGCCGCGAGGTGTCCATGCTGATGGATATCCCCAAGGGCACTGTGATGTCCCGGCTCCACCGCGGCAGGCACCAGATGCGGCGAGCGCTTGCCTCCCACCGGTCGTGA
- a CDS encoding DUF6766 family protein, translating to MPVSHIRRWGAVYLLLILFAGSWIGQFFTQMADFTSTQQAHGQPFLWSEYWPEFFASTFENWQSEWLQLVFQAILLLGAKHWIFRVDAEDLERIEAKIDELKDAAGLPTPPPG from the coding sequence ATGCCTGTGTCACACATCAGAAGGTGGGGCGCGGTCTACCTGTTGCTCATACTGTTCGCCGGATCGTGGATCGGGCAGTTCTTCACGCAGATGGCCGATTTCACCAGCACCCAACAAGCACACGGTCAACCGTTCCTGTGGTCGGAGTACTGGCCGGAGTTTTTCGCCAGCACCTTCGAGAACTGGCAGAGCGAATGGCTGCAACTGGTCTTCCAGGCCATCCTGTTGCTCGGCGCGAAGCACTGGATCTTCCGCGTGGACGCCGAAGACCTCGAGCGCATCGAGGCCAAGATCGACGAGCTGAAGGACGCGGCCGGTCTACCGACGCCGCCGCCGGGGTGA
- a CDS encoding SLC13 family permease: MTTHNPVSTTDVDKALLGGATYRSLGEQRLTPAEERFEKWRRTVGLFLAPAIAIVFLLLPLDIPPQQQTLAGVLLGVIVLWVTEAVPIPIGGLLGVAVVVFLGVAPVDDVLAPFGSSTVFTFIGAFILAQAMLKHGVARRFAFRILALPRAGSSTTGVILAFGAITCLLSAFVSNTATVAMLLPTALGILGVIAKLLQKQDKVEPDFDPLRLKVGAALMLMLAYGASVGGLLTPVGSPPNLIGRGLIEEATGERISFAQWTLMAAPICLVMFLVLAAVLIRLNKPELKRIEGVGDYVARERAEMGKLSRAEKNTLIAFGVTVSLWILPGIVALVFGNESDIYGTISDRLDEGTVAVFGAALLFLLPTDWDNREFTLRWKDAAAIDWGTIVLFGTGIIFGSLLADTGLAETIGTSVAEALGVNSVVAITIFAVLLAIVVSETTSNTASAAVVVPIVIPVAVAAGVNPFVPALAATFAASFGFMLPVSTPQNAIVYGSGAVPVTTMIRSGVAFDIAGAILIIVFLPLMISVVGLGA; this comes from the coding sequence ATGACGACGCACAATCCGGTCAGCACAACCGACGTCGACAAAGCGCTTCTCGGCGGCGCCACGTATCGCAGCCTTGGCGAACAGCGCCTGACACCGGCAGAGGAACGGTTCGAGAAGTGGCGCCGAACCGTCGGACTGTTCCTCGCCCCTGCCATCGCGATCGTCTTCCTGCTCCTCCCCCTCGACATTCCGCCGCAGCAGCAGACTCTCGCCGGTGTGCTGCTCGGCGTGATCGTGCTGTGGGTGACCGAAGCGGTGCCGATACCGATCGGCGGGTTGCTGGGCGTGGCCGTCGTCGTCTTCCTCGGGGTGGCACCGGTCGATGATGTTCTCGCGCCGTTCGGGTCGTCGACGGTGTTCACCTTCATCGGCGCCTTCATCCTGGCGCAGGCGATGCTCAAACACGGTGTGGCACGACGTTTCGCCTTCCGCATCCTCGCGCTGCCCCGCGCAGGGTCCTCCACGACCGGTGTGATCCTCGCGTTCGGCGCAATCACCTGTCTGTTGTCGGCGTTCGTGTCGAACACGGCCACCGTCGCGATGTTGTTGCCGACGGCTCTCGGCATTCTCGGCGTGATCGCGAAACTGCTTCAGAAACAGGACAAGGTCGAGCCCGACTTCGATCCGCTGCGGTTGAAGGTCGGAGCGGCGCTGATGCTGATGCTGGCCTACGGGGCCAGTGTGGGCGGCCTGCTCACGCCGGTGGGCAGCCCGCCCAACCTGATCGGGCGCGGCCTGATCGAGGAGGCCACCGGCGAGCGCATCAGCTTCGCGCAGTGGACGCTGATGGCGGCGCCGATCTGTCTGGTGATGTTTCTCGTTCTCGCGGCCGTGCTGATCAGGCTGAACAAGCCGGAGCTCAAGCGGATCGAAGGCGTCGGCGACTACGTCGCGCGGGAACGCGCCGAGATGGGGAAACTGTCGCGCGCCGAGAAGAACACGCTCATCGCGTTCGGCGTCACGGTGTCGCTGTGGATCCTCCCCGGTATCGTCGCGCTGGTTTTCGGCAACGAGTCCGACATCTACGGCACCATCAGCGACCGCCTTGACGAGGGGACCGTTGCGGTTTTCGGCGCGGCGCTGCTGTTCTTGCTCCCGACCGATTGGGACAACCGCGAATTCACGTTGCGCTGGAAGGACGCGGCCGCCATCGACTGGGGCACCATCGTCCTGTTCGGCACCGGGATCATCTTCGGTTCCCTGCTGGCCGACACGGGGCTGGCCGAGACGATCGGCACCTCGGTGGCCGAGGCACTCGGCGTCAACAGCGTCGTCGCGATCACGATCTTCGCGGTGCTGTTGGCCATCGTGGTTTCCGAAACCACCAGCAACACAGCGTCTGCCGCGGTGGTGGTGCCGATCGTCATCCCGGTCGCGGTTGCCGCCGGGGTGAACCCGTTCGTGCCCGCCCTGGCCGCGACGTTCGCCGCGTCGTTCGGGTTCATGCTGCCGGTGTCGACGCCGCAGAACGCCATCGTCTACGGTTCGGGCGCGGTGCCCGTCACCACCATGATCCGCTCCGGCGTCGCCTTCGACATCGCGGGCGCTATCCTGATCATCGTGTTCCTGCCGCTGATGATCTCCGTTGTCGGACTGGGAGCCTGA
- a CDS encoding tartrate dehydrogenase has translation MSGQRVAVIPGDGIGTEVIASARAVIDAVSTRHGIEFGYTEFDWSCERYTRTGTMMPDDGIDTLRDFDAILLGAVGWPGVPDHVSLWGLLIPIRRAFRQYVNLRPIRTFEGVASPLRSAENVDFVVVRENVEGEYSEIGGRLNRGFPDEMTVQESVFTRAGVSRIADFALELAETRRGYVTSATKSNGIIHTLPFWDEVVAERAALHPDVRIDSEHIDALAAKFVLQPERFDVVVGSNLFGDILSDLAAAVAGSIGIAPSANLDPTRQYPSMFEPVHGSAPDIAGRNIANPVGAVWSAAMMLDHLGHPAAAADVMEAIAVTLADPDTRTADLGGGADTTEVTAALVRQLS, from the coding sequence ATGTCCGGGCAGCGAGTTGCGGTGATCCCGGGTGACGGGATCGGTACCGAGGTGATCGCGTCGGCTCGGGCGGTGATCGACGCGGTGAGCACACGACACGGAATCGAGTTCGGCTACACCGAGTTCGACTGGTCGTGTGAGCGCTACACGCGGACCGGGACGATGATGCCCGACGACGGGATCGACACACTGCGTGACTTCGACGCCATCCTGCTCGGCGCGGTCGGCTGGCCCGGCGTTCCCGATCACGTGTCGTTGTGGGGACTTCTGATCCCGATCCGGCGCGCTTTCCGCCAGTACGTCAATCTGCGGCCGATCAGGACCTTCGAGGGCGTCGCGAGTCCGCTTCGCAGCGCCGAGAACGTCGACTTCGTGGTGGTGCGGGAGAACGTCGAGGGCGAGTACAGCGAAATCGGTGGTCGGCTCAATCGCGGTTTCCCGGACGAGATGACGGTGCAGGAATCGGTGTTCACGCGCGCGGGGGTCAGTCGGATCGCCGATTTCGCGCTCGAGTTGGCCGAGACGCGCCGCGGATATGTCACGTCGGCGACCAAGTCGAACGGCATCATCCACACGTTGCCGTTCTGGGACGAGGTGGTCGCCGAGCGGGCCGCACTGCACCCCGATGTGCGCATCGACAGCGAACACATCGACGCTCTCGCAGCCAAATTCGTGCTGCAACCCGAGCGGTTCGACGTCGTGGTCGGGTCAAACCTGTTCGGCGACATCCTTTCTGACCTGGCGGCCGCCGTGGCGGGATCGATCGGCATCGCGCCTTCGGCGAACCTCGACCCGACCCGGCAATATCCGTCGATGTTCGAACCGGTACACGGATCGGCTCCGGATATCGCGGGCAGGAACATCGCGAACCCCGTCGGTGCGGTGTGGTCGGCTGCCATGATGCTCGACCACCTCGGCCACCCCGCCGCGGCCGCCGACGTCATGGAGGCCATCGCCGTCACCCTCGCCGATCCGGACACGCGCACCGCCGACCTTGGCGGTGGCGCGGACACGACGGAGGTCACCGCCGCCCTGGTCCGGCAGTTGAGTTGA
- a CDS encoding LysM peptidoglycan-binding domain-containing protein: protein MKRYTVAPADTLFGIAQREYGDGGLFPVIARQNHVTNPDLVMVGEEILVPYVTYRHLFTTEDTTAARTRITERYYGTEDRAVQLIWEVVNGVAQRQIHRGAWLLMPDLIDMGHHTVVEGESLLVLAQRCYGDAALAVVIANANHVDLFTDPRPGTVVVVPRLNRRRSVAGETLEVLVREEYGDDDVQTWVAVVAAANYISRPRALFCNQVIYFPS, encoded by the coding sequence ATGAAGCGCTACACGGTCGCACCTGCGGACACGTTGTTCGGCATCGCGCAACGGGAGTACGGCGACGGCGGCCTGTTCCCGGTCATCGCACGGCAGAACCACGTCACCAACCCGGATCTGGTCATGGTCGGAGAGGAGATCCTCGTTCCCTACGTGACATACCGGCATCTGTTCACCACCGAGGACACGACGGCGGCCCGTACTCGGATCACCGAGCGCTACTACGGCACCGAAGACCGAGCCGTCCAGCTGATCTGGGAGGTGGTCAACGGTGTGGCACAGCGGCAGATTCACCGCGGCGCGTGGCTGCTCATGCCGGACCTGATCGACATGGGCCATCACACGGTCGTCGAAGGTGAGAGCCTTCTTGTGCTGGCTCAACGGTGTTACGGAGACGCCGCACTGGCTGTCGTGATCGCCAACGCCAATCACGTGGATTTGTTCACCGATCCGCGGCCGGGCACGGTGGTCGTCGTGCCGCGCCTCAACCGTCGTCGCAGTGTCGCGGGGGAAACGCTCGAGGTGTTGGTGCGGGAGGAGTACGGCGACGACGATGTCCAGACCTGGGTCGCGGTGGTCGCCGCGGCGAACTACATCAGCAGGCCGCGCGCCCTGTTCTGCAACCAGGTGATCTACTTCCCGTCTTGA
- a CDS encoding alpha/beta fold hydrolase encodes MDSYRRGNLVFEVSDAGPPDGPTVILLHGFPQRNDSWEPIVARLTAQGFRCLAPNQRGYSPGARPLRRRDYRVSQLVEDVVALIDASGADRVHLVGHDWGAAVAWGVASYVPARLATLSALSVPHPQAFLRSMRTSRQGLASWYMYLNQLPRLPERLMLGRDGSAARMVKTLQRTGQSRAVAERDARAMAEPGALTAALNWYRAMFLSTSDRRAKHQITVPTLYAWSDRDVAITEKPARETANYVAGPYRFEIVRGASHWLPDERADEIADLLLEWFAAHPA; translated from the coding sequence ATGGATTCCTACCGCCGCGGCAACCTCGTCTTCGAGGTCAGCGACGCGGGTCCACCGGACGGCCCGACAGTGATACTGCTGCACGGCTTTCCGCAACGGAACGACAGCTGGGAACCCATCGTCGCCAGGCTCACCGCGCAAGGCTTCCGGTGTCTCGCACCGAATCAGCGCGGCTACTCCCCCGGTGCCCGCCCGCTGCGCCGGCGCGACTACCGCGTATCCCAACTCGTCGAGGACGTGGTCGCACTCATCGACGCCAGCGGAGCGGACCGGGTTCATCTCGTCGGGCACGACTGGGGAGCGGCGGTGGCGTGGGGTGTTGCGTCATACGTGCCTGCGCGGCTGGCCACGTTGTCGGCGCTGTCGGTGCCGCACCCGCAGGCCTTCCTGCGGTCGATGCGGACCAGCCGCCAAGGCCTGGCGTCCTGGTACATGTACCTCAATCAGTTGCCCCGACTGCCCGAGCGGCTCATGCTCGGCCGAGACGGGAGTGCCGCGCGGATGGTGAAAACCCTGCAGCGCACCGGGCAGAGCCGCGCCGTCGCCGAACGCGACGCTCGCGCCATGGCCGAACCGGGCGCGCTCACCGCCGCGCTGAACTGGTACCGGGCGATGTTCCTGTCGACGTCGGACCGCCGCGCGAAACATCAGATCACGGTGCCGACGCTGTATGCGTGGAGTGACCGCGATGTCGCGATCACCGAGAAGCCGGCGCGGGAGACCGCGAACTATGTTGCGGGGCCTTACCGATTCGAAATCGTTCGCGGTGCGTCACACTGGCTGCCCGACGAGAGGGCAGACGAGATCGCCGATCTGCTGCTGGAGTGGTTTGCCGCGCATCCGGCGTGA
- a CDS encoding class I SAM-dependent methyltransferase — MPDTVGPHPQYDTFADEFLDHARDGFYNAHYDRPACLALIGDVAGRTVLDAACGPGLYAEELVARGASVIGLDHSPRMVELAGKRVPAGDFRVHDLGEPLHWQLEDSVDVVLLALALEYVDDRISMLREFRRVLRPDGALVLSRLHPTGDWLRHGGNYFESRVIEETWNRGWNVRYWLTPLERTCSELRDAGFLIEELREPRPTLEAARLDPEAYRRLASTPEGFMTIRAVPDFRSRRPAVGSPRRP, encoded by the coding sequence GTGCCCGATACGGTAGGCCCACATCCCCAGTACGACACATTCGCCGACGAATTCCTCGACCACGCTCGAGACGGCTTCTACAACGCCCACTACGACAGGCCGGCGTGCCTGGCGCTGATCGGCGATGTCGCCGGCCGCACGGTTCTCGACGCCGCGTGCGGGCCAGGGCTGTACGCGGAAGAACTGGTGGCGCGCGGCGCGTCGGTGATCGGGCTCGACCACAGTCCACGAATGGTCGAGTTGGCCGGCAAACGTGTGCCTGCCGGCGATTTTCGGGTGCATGACCTCGGTGAACCCCTGCACTGGCAGCTGGAGGACTCGGTTGACGTTGTGCTGCTCGCACTCGCACTCGAATACGTCGATGACCGCATCTCGATGCTGCGTGAATTCCGCCGCGTCCTGCGCCCCGACGGTGCGCTCGTCCTGTCCCGACTTCATCCCACCGGGGATTGGTTGCGCCACGGCGGAAACTACTTCGAGTCCAGGGTCATCGAGGAGACGTGGAACAGGGGCTGGAACGTGCGGTACTGGCTGACGCCGTTGGAGCGCACCTGCTCGGAGTTGCGCGACGCCGGGTTCCTCATCGAGGAACTGCGTGAACCTCGGCCCACGCTCGAGGCGGCACGCCTCGACCCTGAGGCCTACCGGCGTCTCGCGTCCACACCGGAGGGATTCATGACCATCCGGGCCGTGCCCGATTTCCGTTCGCGCCGGCCGGCGGTCGGGTCACCGCGCCGGCCCTGA
- a CDS encoding MFS transporter: MSATDRSRSARATRARRRPPAVLIGGLSFVVLTVAVLQTAVVPVLGVIASQLHASPVAVSWAVTANLLAAAAATPLIGRLADLYSKKLVLLTVLVVVLAGSVLAAATSSIPLLIVGRILQGASYALYPICIAILREELAEERLVGAMAVLSGTLGFGGGVGLVVTGLLMSGDAGYHRVFWLTTAFTAVVIVVAAVAIPARRPTRDGSIDWLGAVGLAGGLSAVLLAITQGNAWGWASPAAIGVLAGGTALLVGWWFWERRITHPLVSTRMLAKRPILLTNLATIFVGMGLYFAFLGLTQFVQMPREAAGYGFGATVLQASMYFLLPGAMAGFLVALVSGRFIDRFGARKVLMIGALAGIAGFVMLALAHHRAWQVIVAGVLANAYISLGYGALPALVVSEVDATETGVATSMNAIARTIGSSTAAAIVAVLLGHSTIPGESSFVTIFVAGAVTAALAMALIAISRVPDRHRESKQNLAESRAMNHEWG, encoded by the coding sequence GTGAGTGCGACCGACCGGAGTCGGTCCGCCCGGGCCACCCGCGCCAGACGACGCCCACCCGCCGTGCTGATCGGCGGACTGAGCTTCGTGGTGCTCACGGTCGCGGTGCTGCAGACCGCCGTGGTGCCGGTGCTCGGGGTGATCGCTTCGCAGCTGCACGCCTCGCCGGTCGCCGTCAGCTGGGCCGTGACCGCCAACCTGCTCGCCGCCGCGGCGGCGACACCGCTCATCGGTCGCCTCGCCGACCTCTACAGCAAGAAGCTCGTGTTGCTGACGGTTCTGGTGGTCGTCCTGGCGGGCTCGGTGCTCGCCGCCGCGACCTCCTCGATCCCCCTGTTGATCGTGGGCCGCATTTTGCAGGGCGCCTCCTACGCCCTCTACCCCATCTGCATCGCGATCCTGCGCGAGGAACTCGCCGAGGAACGACTCGTGGGCGCCATGGCCGTGCTCTCGGGCACGCTGGGCTTCGGCGGCGGGGTCGGTCTCGTGGTCACCGGACTGTTGATGTCCGGTGATGCGGGCTATCACCGGGTCTTCTGGCTCACCACCGCGTTCACCGCCGTCGTCATCGTCGTCGCGGCGGTCGCGATCCCGGCGCGCAGACCCACCCGGGACGGGTCGATCGACTGGCTCGGCGCCGTGGGCCTGGCGGGTGGCCTGTCCGCGGTGCTCCTCGCGATCACCCAGGGCAACGCGTGGGGCTGGGCTTCGCCCGCGGCCATCGGTGTCCTGGCCGGCGGTACGGCACTGCTCGTGGGTTGGTGGTTCTGGGAGCGCCGCATCACCCACCCGCTGGTGTCGACCCGCATGCTCGCCAAGCGTCCGATCCTGCTGACCAACCTCGCAACGATCTTCGTGGGCATGGGACTGTACTTCGCGTTCCTCGGACTGACCCAGTTCGTGCAGATGCCCCGGGAAGCCGCAGGCTACGGATTCGGCGCGACCGTTCTGCAGGCGAGCATGTACTTCCTGCTGCCCGGCGCGATGGCCGGGTTCCTCGTCGCCCTCGTCAGTGGACGGTTCATCGACCGCTTCGGGGCCCGCAAGGTGCTCATGATCGGCGCGCTGGCGGGTATCGCCGGCTTCGTCATGCTGGCGCTCGCCCATCACCGGGCGTGGCAGGTGATCGTGGCCGGCGTGCTGGCCAACGCCTACATCAGCCTGGGTTACGGGGCCTTGCCTGCCCTGGTCGTCAGCGAGGTCGACGCGACGGAGACCGGAGTGGCGACGAGCATGAACGCCATCGCCCGCACCATCGGCAGTTCGACCGCGGCAGCAATCGTCGCCGTCCTGCTCGGACACAGCACGATCCCCGGGGAGTCGAGCTTCGTGACGATCTTCGTCGCCGGAGCCGTGACCGCAGCGCTGGCGATGGCTCTCATCGCGATATCCCGGGTTCCGGACCGGCACCGCGAATCGAAGCAGAACCTGGCCGAAAGCCGCGCCATGAACCACGAGTGGGGCTGA
- a CDS encoding ABC transporter ATP-binding protein, with product MRTSAESAKVYPQPLRLHMRRTTLTGPDTTAAVDHPTGQSGEPRKSGAPVIEIDHVTKRFADYVAVADADFSIAQGEFFSMLGPSGCGKTTTLRMIAGFESPTEGAIRLEGVDVSRVPPHKRNVNTVFQHYALFPHMTVWDNVAYGPRSAKKDKAEIKRSVDELLEIVKLSDFAKRKPAQLSGGQQQRVALARALVNYPSALLLDEPLGALDLKLRHAMQFELKRIQREVGITFIYVTHDQEEALTMSDRIAVMNAGNVEQIGTPTEIYDKPATVFVASFIGQANLWPGRQTGRTNGAYVDVEVLGTTLKAKPGDTAIEAGGHATLMIRPERVRVSVDAPTGDIATVPATVTDLTFQGPVVRLSLAAPDDSTIIAHVGAEQNLPLLRPGDRVHVSWAPDASRVLPAADIPTTEDLEDMLDDS from the coding sequence TTGCGAACGTCGGCTGAATCCGCGAAGGTTTACCCACAGCCACTCCGGCTGCACATGAGGAGGACCACGCTGACCGGGCCAGACACCACCGCCGCCGTCGACCACCCGACGGGACAGAGCGGAGAGCCACGTAAGAGTGGCGCACCCGTTATCGAGATCGACCACGTCACGAAGCGGTTCGCCGACTACGTGGCGGTGGCCGATGCCGACTTTTCCATCGCGCAGGGCGAGTTCTTCTCGATGCTCGGCCCGTCGGGTTGCGGCAAGACGACGACGCTGCGGATGATCGCCGGTTTCGAGAGCCCCACCGAAGGTGCGATCCGGCTCGAAGGTGTCGATGTCTCGCGCGTTCCGCCGCACAAACGCAACGTCAACACCGTGTTTCAGCACTATGCACTGTTCCCGCACATGACGGTGTGGGACAACGTCGCGTACGGACCGCGCAGTGCGAAGAAGGACAAGGCGGAGATCAAGCGCAGCGTCGACGAGCTGCTCGAGATCGTCAAGCTCAGCGACTTCGCCAAGCGCAAGCCCGCGCAGTTGTCCGGTGGCCAGCAACAGCGCGTCGCACTCGCCCGTGCACTGGTCAACTACCCGAGCGCACTGTTGCTCGACGAGCCGCTGGGCGCGCTCGACCTCAAACTGCGCCATGCAATGCAGTTCGAGCTCAAGCGGATTCAGCGCGAGGTCGGCATCACCTTCATCTACGTCACGCACGATCAGGAAGAGGCGCTCACGATGAGCGACCGGATCGCGGTGATGAACGCCGGCAACGTCGAGCAGATCGGAACGCCCACCGAGATCTACGACAAACCCGCCACCGTGTTCGTCGCGAGCTTCATCGGCCAGGCCAACCTGTGGCCCGGCCGCCAGACCGGCCGCACCAACGGTGCCTATGTCGACGTCGAGGTGCTCGGCACGACGTTGAAGGCCAAGCCCGGTGACACCGCGATCGAGGCGGGCGGACATGCCACGCTGATGATCCGGCCCGAGCGGGTCCGGGTCTCGGTCGACGCACCGACCGGCGACATCGCCACGGTGCCCGCGACGGTGACCGACCTGACGTTCCAAGGGCCCGTGGTGCGCCTGTCGCTGGCGGCACCCGACGATTCGACGATCATCGCCCACGTGGGGGCCGAGCAGAACCTCCCGTTGCTGCGTCCCGGCGACCGTGTGCACGTCAGTTGGGCGCCCGACGCGTCGCGCGTGCTGCCGGCAGCCGACATCCCCACCACCGAAGATCTCGAGGACATGCTGGACGACTCGTAG